AATGTGCACCCGGGCGCCTTGCTGTGGCAGGGCGTCCGGTTTTTTTTCTCCAACTCCCTTGCTTTTTTTGTACGCGCGGGCTAATAGACCCAGATACGGCGGCCCGCGATGGCGTCCATAAAGGCGTCTGCTTTGCCAACGTGCCACACGAATGAGTTTTCATTCCAGATACTTGTTGCTGGCGTGAACGTCAACAGCCCTGGGCGCTCCCCTGTAGGAGGCGCTCGGGATGTTGTACGTTGCCCAGCTTTTTTTCATTTTAGGGAAATGCGCCGCTAACGGTCCACCTTATCGCCACTGACCACGGCCTTCCCGCCGCGCCGCCCTGCGCGCCGTGCCCACGCAGCCGCATGGCAGGAAGTCCGCAGTCCGCACACGCAAAGGATCGACAATGGGTCAGCTCGTCAAGAAATTCGGCAAGATTCACCACTCCCTGCCCATCCCGCACCTATTGGACCTGCAGGTGGAGTCCTACAGGCAGTTCCTGCAAATCGGCGTGGCGGCGGAAGACCGCAAGCCCGACGTGGGCCTGGAAGCCGTGTTCCGCAGCGTCTTCCCCATCGAGGACTTCAACAAGACGGCCAGTCTGGAGTACGTCGGCTACGAGATCTACGACCCCGAGTACGATGAGGACGAGTGCATCTCCAAGGGCCTGACTTTCGAGGCCCCCATCAAAATCCAGGTCCGCCTGGTGGTCTTCGATGTGGATGTCGAAACCGGCATCCGTACCCTGCGCGACATGAAGGAGCAGCCCATTTATTTTGGCAAGCTCCCCCTGATGACGGACAAGGGCACCTTCATCATCAACGGCACCGAGCGCGTCATCGTCAACCAGCTGCAGCGCTCCCCCGGCATCATCTTCGAGCATGATTCCGGCAAGACGCACTCCAGCCGCCGCGTGCTGTACTCCTGCCGCATCATCCCCATGCGCGGCAGCTGGCTGGATTTCGATTTTGACCACAAGGACATCCTGTACGTCCGCATCGACCGCCGCCGCAAGATGCCCGCCACCATCCTGTTCAAGGCCATGGGCATGAACAAGGCGGACATCCTTGACTATTTTTATGAAACCGAGTGGTACCGCCTGGATACCGAGCGCGTGCTGTGGGAAGTGCAAAAGCACATGTACCGCAAGGAAACGCCGGTCAACGACATCACCGACGCCGACGGCAAGGTCATCGTGGAGGCTGGCAAGCCCCTGACCAAGCGCCACTGGCGCATCTTCGGCGAAAAGAACGTCGAGGTGGTGCCCCTGGCCCGGGAAACCCTGGAAGGCCTGTTCCTGGCCAAGGACATGGCCAACCCCGAGACGGGCGAGGTCATGGCCGAAGCCGGGGACGACATCACCATGGATCTGCTGGGCAAGCTCCAGGCGGCCGGCATTGAGCGGCTGCCCGTGCTGCACACCCGCGGCACGGACGTGTCCCCCTCCATGCGCGACACCCTGATGCTGGACAAGACCGCAGACATGGAACAGGCCCAGGTGGAAATCTACCGCCGCCTGCGCCCTAGCTCCCCGCCCACGCCCGAAATCGCCGCCGCGTTCTTCGAGAACCTGTTCCGCAACGCGGATTATTACGACCTCTCCCCCGTGGGCCGCTACAAGCTCAACCAGCGTCTGAGCTTCCCGCAGACCCGCGACGAGCGGACCCTTTCCGATGAGGACATCCTGGCCGCCATCCGCCTGCTGTGCCGCCTGAAGGACTCCCACGGCCCGGCCGACGACATCGACCACCTGGGCAACCGCCGCGTGCGGCCCGTGGGCGAACTGGTGGAAAACCAGTACCGCATCGGCCTGGTGCGCATGGAGCGCGCCATCAAGGAGCGCATGAGCCTGCAGGAAGTGGCCACGCTGATGCCCCACGACCTCATCAACCCCAAGCCCGTGGCGGCTGTGCTCAAGGAGTTCTTCGGCACCTCCCAGCTCTCCCAGTTCATGGACCAGACCAACCCGCTCTCCGAAGTCACCCACAAGCGCCGGCTTTCGGCCCTTGGGCCCGGTGGCCTCACCCGTGAGCGGGCCGGCTTTGAAGTGCGCGACGTGCACGTCTCCCACTACGGCCGTATCTGCCCCATCGAAACACCGGAAGGCCCGAACATCGGCCTCATCGTCTCATTGACCACCTACGCCCGGGTGAACGACTTCGGCTTCATCGAAACGCCGTATCGCGTGGTCAAGGACAGCAAGGTCACCAGCGACATCTACTTCCTGGACGCCTCCCGGGAGTATGACGAAGTCATCGCCCAGGCCAACGCCACCTTGCAGGATGACGGCGGCTTCGAAGCCGACATGCTCACCACCCGGATGAAGGGCGACGTGCTCATGAGCCCGCGGGAAGAAGTGACCCTGATGGACATCTCGCCCAGCCAGATGGTCTCCATCTCCGCCGCGCTCATCCCCTTCCTGGAACATGACGACGCCAACCGCGCCCTCATGGGCTCGAACATGCAGCGCCAGGCCGTGCCGCTCTTGCGGCCCGAAGTGCCCCTGGTGGGCACGGGCATGGAAGGCGTGGTGGCCAAGGACTCCGGCTCCTGTCTGCTGGCCGAGGGCGAAGGCGTGGTGCGCCATGCGGACGCCCAGCGCGTCATCGTCAGCTACGAGGGCGACCTGCACAAGCGCACCGGCGGGGTGAAGGCCTACGAGCTGCAGAAGTACCACAAGTCCAACCAGAACTCCTGCTTCGGGCAGCGGCCCCTGGCCATTCCCGGCACCAAGGTCAAGCGCGGCACCGTGCTGGCCGACGGTCCCTCCATCCAGAATGGCGAGCTGGCCCTGGGCAAGAACCTGCTGGTGGCCTTCATGCCCTGGTGCGGGTACAACTTCGAAGACTCCATCCTCATCTCCGAACGCGTGGTGAAGGAAGACGTGTACACCTCCGTGCACATCGAGGAGTTCGAAGTGGTGGCCCGGGACACCAAGCTTGGCCCCGAGGAAGTGACGCGGGATATCCCCAACGTCTCCGAAGACATGCTCCGCAATCTGGACGAGAGCGGCATCATCCGCATCGGCGCCAACGTCAAGGCGGATGACATCCTGGTGGGCAAGATCACCCCCAAGGGCGAAACCCAGCTCACCCCGGAAGAAAAGCTGCTGCGCGCCATCTTCGGCGACAAGGCCCGCGACGTGAAAAACACCTCCCTCAAAGTGCCCCCGGGCATTGAAGGGACCATCATCGACGTCAAGGTCTTCAACCGCAGAAGCGGCGAGAAGGACGAACGCACCAAGGCCATTGAGGATTGGGAACTGGCCCGCCTGGAGCGCATGGAAGGGCAGCACATCACCGCCCTGACCAACAGCATGCGCGACAAGATCTGGGGTCTCATCCAGGGCAAGCAGATCGTCACCAACCTCATGGGCAAGAAAAAGGGCCAGGTGCTGGCGGAAACCGGCCACACCCTGACCCGCGACATGCTGGACGACGCGCCCATCAAAAAGATGGCCGGTCTGTTCAAGAGCAAGGAAACCAACGACGAAATTCAGGCCCTGCTGGACGAGTACGACAACCAGCTGGCCTTCATCAACCGCTTCTATGAAGTGAAGAAGGGCCGCGTGACCGAGGGGGACGACCTGCCCCCCGGCGTCATCAAGATGGTCAAGGTTCACATCGCCGTGAAGCGCAAGCTCTCCGTGGGCGACAAGATGGCCGGCCGCCACGGCAACAAGGGCGTTGTCTCCTGCATTCTGCCCATCCAGGACATGCCCTTCTTTGCCGACGGCACCCCCGTGGACATCGTGCTCAACCCCCTGGGCGTGCCTTCGCGTATGAACATCGGGCAGATCATGGAAACCCACCTGGGCTGGGCCGCGCGCGAGCTGGGCGCCCAGCTGGCCCGCATGGCCGACGCCGCCGTGGACCCGCAAGTCCTGCGCGCGGAGATCTCCCGTGTCTTCAAGACCTCGGAAATCGAAGCCATGCTGGCGGAAGTAAGCGATGAGGAACTCATCCCCATGGCCCGGGATCTGCGCAACGGCATCGTCACCAAGACGCCGGTCTTTGACGGCGCCCACGAAGACGAAATCTGGTCCTGGCTGGCCCTGGCCGGCCTGCCTGACGACGGCAAGAGCGTGCTCTACGACGGCCGCACCGGCGACGAGTTCATGAACCGCGTCACCGTGGGCGTCATGTACATGCTCAAGCTGCACCACCTGGTGGACGAGAAGATCCACGCCCGCTCCACAGGCCCGTACTCCCTGGTCACGCAGCAGCCCCTGGGCGGCAAGGCCCAGTTCGGCGGCCAGCGGCTGGGGGAAATGGAAGTGTGGGCGCTGGAAGCCTACGGCGCGGCGCACTTGCTGCAGGAATTCCTCACCGTCAAGTCGGACGACGTGGCCGGTCGCGTGAAAATGTACGAGAAGATCGTCAAGGGCGAGAACTTCCTGGAAGCAGGCCTGCCCGAGAGCTTCAACGTGCTGGTGAAAGAACTGATGAGCCTGGGCCTGGACGTGACCCTCATCGAGGAAGAACGCAAAAAGGCCAGACGGGAACCGCAGTTCCTCTCCAACAACTAATCCGGCAATTGCAGCAACCATCCCACGGCAACCACCTGTCACGCCAGGGAGTCGATATATGAGTCTGGACGATTTGTTCTCCTTCCGCGGCGCCGCCAATCAGGCGGTCACCAGCCATACCCTGAAGGCCATCAAGATCTCCATCGCCTCGCCGGAGAAGATCCGGGAATGGAGCTTCGGGGAAGTCAAGAAGCCGGAGACCATCAACTACCGCACCTTCAAGCCGGAGCGCGATGGCCTGTTCTGCGCCAAGATCTTCGGCCCGGTGAAGGATTACGAGTGCAACTGCGGCAAGTACAAGCGCATGAAGCACCGCGGCATTGTCTGCGAAAAGTGCGGCGTGGAAGTCATTGCGTCCAAGGTTCGTCGCGAACGCATGGGCCACATCGAGCTGGCCGCGCCCGTGGCGCACATCTGGTTCCTCAAGACCCTGCCGTCCAAAATCGGCACGCTCCTGGACATGACCATGGCGGACCTGGAAAAGGTCCTCTACTTTGATTCCTATGTGGTGCTGGACGCCGGTGGCACCACGCTGCAGAAGTATCAGGTCATCACGGAAGAGCAGTACATGCAGGTGCTGGACCACTACGGCGAGGACGCCGTGAAGGTGGGCATGGGCGCGGAAGCCGTGCGCTCCCTGCTCGAAGAGCTGGACCTGGAAACCCTGCGCGTGGAACTGCGCGAGGACAGCCAGACCACCCGCTCCCAGACCAAGAAGAAAAAGCTCACCAAGCGGCTCAAGATCATTGAAGCCTTCCTGGAAAGCGGCAACCGGCCCGAGTGGATGATTCTGGAAGTCATCCCGGTCATTCCGCCCGAGCTGCGCCCCCTGGTGCCCCTGGACGGCGGCCGCTTCGCCACCTCGGACCTGAACGACCTCTACCGCCGGGTGATCAACCGGAACAACCGCCTCAAGCGGCTCATCGAGCTTGGCGCGCCGGACATCATCATCCGCAACGAAAAGCGCATGCTGCAGGAAGCGGTGGACGCGCTCTTTGACAACGGTCGCCGCGGTCGGGCCATCACCGGCACCAACGGCCGGCCCCTGAAGTCTCTCTCGGACATGATCAAGGGCAAGCAGGGCCGGTTCCGCCAGAACCTGCTGGGCAAGCGCGTGGATTACTCCGGCCGTTCCGTCATCGTGGTGGGCCCCAAGCTCAAGCTGCACCAGTGCGGCCTGCCCAAGAAGATGGCCCTGGAGCTGTTCAAGCCCTTCATCTATGCCAAGCTGGAAGAAAGAGAGCTGGCCTCCACCATCAAATCCGCCAAGCGGATGGTGGAACGCGAAGAGCTGGTGGTGTGGGACATCCTGGAAGAAGTGGTGCGGGAGTATCCCATCCTGCTCAACCGCGCGCCCACGCTGCACCGTCTGGGCATTCAGGCCTTTGAACCCACCCTGGTGGAAGGCAAGGCCATCCAGCTGCACCCGCTGGTCTGCTCCGCCTACAACGCCGACTTTGACGGCGACCAGATGGCCGTGCACGTGCCCCTTTCCGTGGAGGCGAACATCGAATGCCGCGTGCTCATGATGAGCACCAACAACATTCTGTCGCCCGCCAACGGCTCGCCGGTCATCGTGCCGTCGCAGGATATCGTGCTCGGGCTGTACTACCTCACCGTGGAGCGCAGCTTCCAGCGTGGGGAAGGCAAGATCTTCACCGCGCCGTGGGAAGTCATTGCCGCGTACGACGCCAACACCGTGGATCTGCACGCCCGCATCAAGTGCCGCATCGATGGCGAACTGCTGGACACCACGCCCGGCCGCGTCATCCTGGGGCAGGTGGTGCCCGAGCAGGTGCCTTTTGAAATGGTGAACCAGATCCTCACCAAAAAGAACATCGCCCGTCTGGTGGGCGAGACCTACCGCCGCGCCGGCACCAAGGCCACGGTCATCCTGTGCGACCGCCTCAAGGATACCGGCTACGAGTTCGCCACCCGCGCCGGCGTGACCATTGGCGTGAAGGATCTGCAAATCCCTTCCAAGAAGCCCAAACTCCTGGAAGACGCCCGCAACGAAGTGGACCAGATCGAGCAGCAGTACCGCGAAGGTATCATCACCAAGACAGAGAAGTACAACAAGGTGGTGGACGTCTGGACCAAGGTCACCAACGCCGTCTCCAAGGAGATGATGGACGAGATCAGCCAGGACTTCATCACTGATCCCAAAACCGGCAGGGTGGAAGCCAACATCAGCTTTAACCCCATCTACATGATGAGCCACTCCGGCTCCCGAGGCAACGCAGACCAGATGCGCCAGCTCGCCGGCATGCGCGGCCTGATGGCCAAGCCTTCCGGCGAAATCATCGAAACGCCCATCACCTCCTCCTTCCGCGAGGGGCTCTCGGTGCTGCAGTACTTCACCTCCACCCACGGCGCACGAAAGGGCCTGGCCGACACGGCCCTCAAGACCGCCAACTCCGGGTACCTCACCCGTCGTCTGGTGGACGTGGTGCAGGACGTGATCATCGGGGAAGTCGATTGCGGCACTGTGGACGGCCTGGAAATCGGGCATCTGGTCAAGGGCGGGGACATCAAGGTTCGCCTGTCCGAGCGTATCCTCGGCCGCTCGCTCCTGTTCCCCATCTTCGATCCGGACACCCTGGAAGAAATGCTGCCGGCCAACACGCTCGTCAATGAAGAGCTGGCCCTGATGATCGAAGACCGCGGCATCTCCTCGGTCATGGTGCGCTCCACGCTCACCTGCCAGAGCCGCCACGGCGTGTGCGCCCATTGCTACGGCCGCGACCTGGCCCGGGGCGATTTGGTGAACATCGGCGAAACCGTGGGCATCATCGCCGCGCAGTCCATCGGCGAACCCGGCACCCAGCTGACCATGCGTACCTTCCACATCGGCGGTACGGCCTCGCGTGAAGTCGAGCGCTCCTCCATCCAGGCGCAGCACGCCGGCACGGTGGCCATGTCCCGCGTGAAGATGGTCAAGAACGTCGAGGGCAAGTTCCTGGTGCTCGGCAAGAGCGGGCAGATCAGCATCGTGGACGAGCAGGGCCGCGAGCGTGAAAAGTACGTCCTGCCCACGGGCGCCAAGCTGCACGTGCAGGCCGGCGACCAGATCCGCAAGGGGCAGGTCCTGGCCGAGTGGGACCCCTTCAACGAGCCCTTCGTCACCGACGTGGACGGCGTGGTCAAGTTCACGGACATCATCGACGGCAAGACCTTCCAGGAAAAGACCGACGAAATCACCAAGATGGCCACCCAGACCATCATCGAATACCGGTCCACCAACTTCAAACCCTCCATCTCCGTGTGCGATGCCTCGGGCTCGCCGCGGCCGCGGCCGGATTCGGCCATCCCGGCCGTGTTCACCCTGCCCGTGGGCGCCATCCTCATGGTGCGCGACGGCATGGAAGTGAGAGCCGGGGACATCATCGCCCGTAAGCCCCGCGAAACCTCCAAGACCAAGGACATCGTGGGCGGTCTTCCCCGCGTGGCCGAGCTCTTTGAAGTCCGCAAGCCCAAGGACCTCGCCGTGGTGTCGGAAATCGACGGCATCGTCACCCACGGCACGGAATCCAAGGGCAAGCGCCGTCTGGTGGTCACCCCCGAAGCCGGCGAGCTCAAGGAATACCTCATCCCCAAGGGCAAGCACATCACCGTCCAGGACGGCGACTTCGTGGAAGCCGGCGAACTGCTGACCGAAGGCTACCCGGAACTGCACGACATCCTGAAGATCAAGGGCGAAAAGTTCCTGGCCAACTACCTGGTGGAAGAAATCCAGGACGTGTACCGCTTCCAGGGCGTGAATATCAACGACAAGCACATCGAGGTCATTGTCCGGCAGATGCTGAAGAAAATCAGCATCCTCGATCCGGGCGACACCACCTTCCTCCTGGGCGAGCAGGTGGACAAGCATCGCTTCATGGAAGAAAACAACCGCGCCATCATGGAAGGCAAGCGCGCTGCCCAGGGTGAACCGCTGGTGCTGGGCATCACCCAGGCATCCCTCACCACGGACAGCTTCATCTCTGCCGCCTCCTTCCAGGAAACCACCAAGGTGCTCACCGAGGCCTCTCTGCTGGCCAAGGAAGATCCCCTGCGCGGCCTGAAGGAAAACGTCATCGTCGGCCGGCTCATCCCGGCGGGCACGGGCTACCGCAAATACGTGGATGCGGAAATCGCCGTGCCGGACCAGCCCGAACGGCCCGACAAGTTCCTGGAAGAGCTGGAGGACAACCCGCTGCTCATCGACGGGTAGCAGGCTCCTCGCATCGCATCACAGCGGCGTCCTTCGGGGCGCCGCTTTTTTTGGAAAGCCCGCATCCTTCCATTAGACTTCGCCAGGGCTTTCCAGTAAGAGAAGTCGGAGCGCAGGGCAGGGGACTCCCGCCTTGACGCGCGCGTTTCATACCCCGCGACTGCGCAAGCAGGCAGGGGGTTTCGCGTTTTCAATGCACCCGGCGCACGCCAGCCATACGCCAGACACAAAGAATGACCGATCCAAAACTCATTAGAAATTTCAGCATTATCGCGCACATTGACCACGGCAAGTCCACCCTGGCCGACAGGCTCATGGAAAAAACGGGCCTGATTGCCGATCGCGACAAGCGCGAGCAGTATCTGGACCGCCTGGAGTTGGAGCGCGAACGCGGCATCACCATCAAGGCCCAGAGCGTGCGCCTGCCGTACAAGGCGGCGGACGGCAAGCAGTACATCCTGAACCTCATCGACACCCCTGGTCACGTGGACTTCAGCTACGAAGTCTCGCGCTCCCTGGCCGCCTGCGAAGGCGCCCTGCTGGTGGTGGACGCCACCCAGGGGGTGGAGGCCCAGACCCTGGCCAACGTGTATCTGGCCCTGGATCACAATCTGGAAATCATCCCCGTCCTGAACAAGGTGGACCTCCCCAGCGCCGACGCCGACCGCGTGAAGCAGGAAGTGGAGGAGAGCATCGGCCTGGACTGTGCCGACGCCATTGCCGTCTCGGCCAAGACCGGGCTGAACGTGGAAAAGGTGCTGGAGGCCATCGTCACCAAGCTGCCGCCGCCCACGGGCGATGCCGCCGCCCCGCTGCGGGCGCTGGTGTTCGACTCCTGGCACGACAGCTATCAGGGCGTGGTGGTGCTCTTCCGCATCCTGGACGGATCCATCCGTGTGGGCCAGAAAATCCGCATGCATTTCACCAAGAAAGATTTCGAAGTCACCAAGCTGGGGGTGTTCTCACCGGATGCCCTGGCCGTGCAGGAACTTTCCGTGGGTGAGGTGGGCTTTCTGACGGCCAACATCAAGAATCTTGGCGATGCCAACGTGGGCGACACCAT
This sequence is a window from Megalodesulfovibrio gigas DSM 1382 = ATCC 19364. Protein-coding genes within it:
- the rpoC gene encoding DNA-directed RNA polymerase subunit beta', with the protein product MSLDDLFSFRGAANQAVTSHTLKAIKISIASPEKIREWSFGEVKKPETINYRTFKPERDGLFCAKIFGPVKDYECNCGKYKRMKHRGIVCEKCGVEVIASKVRRERMGHIELAAPVAHIWFLKTLPSKIGTLLDMTMADLEKVLYFDSYVVLDAGGTTLQKYQVITEEQYMQVLDHYGEDAVKVGMGAEAVRSLLEELDLETLRVELREDSQTTRSQTKKKKLTKRLKIIEAFLESGNRPEWMILEVIPVIPPELRPLVPLDGGRFATSDLNDLYRRVINRNNRLKRLIELGAPDIIIRNEKRMLQEAVDALFDNGRRGRAITGTNGRPLKSLSDMIKGKQGRFRQNLLGKRVDYSGRSVIVVGPKLKLHQCGLPKKMALELFKPFIYAKLEERELASTIKSAKRMVEREELVVWDILEEVVREYPILLNRAPTLHRLGIQAFEPTLVEGKAIQLHPLVCSAYNADFDGDQMAVHVPLSVEANIECRVLMMSTNNILSPANGSPVIVPSQDIVLGLYYLTVERSFQRGEGKIFTAPWEVIAAYDANTVDLHARIKCRIDGELLDTTPGRVILGQVVPEQVPFEMVNQILTKKNIARLVGETYRRAGTKATVILCDRLKDTGYEFATRAGVTIGVKDLQIPSKKPKLLEDARNEVDQIEQQYREGIITKTEKYNKVVDVWTKVTNAVSKEMMDEISQDFITDPKTGRVEANISFNPIYMMSHSGSRGNADQMRQLAGMRGLMAKPSGEIIETPITSSFREGLSVLQYFTSTHGARKGLADTALKTANSGYLTRRLVDVVQDVIIGEVDCGTVDGLEIGHLVKGGDIKVRLSERILGRSLLFPIFDPDTLEEMLPANTLVNEELALMIEDRGISSVMVRSTLTCQSRHGVCAHCYGRDLARGDLVNIGETVGIIAAQSIGEPGTQLTMRTFHIGGTASREVERSSIQAQHAGTVAMSRVKMVKNVEGKFLVLGKSGQISIVDEQGREREKYVLPTGAKLHVQAGDQIRKGQVLAEWDPFNEPFVTDVDGVVKFTDIIDGKTFQEKTDEITKMATQTIIEYRSTNFKPSISVCDASGSPRPRPDSAIPAVFTLPVGAILMVRDGMEVRAGDIIARKPRETSKTKDIVGGLPRVAELFEVRKPKDLAVVSEIDGIVTHGTESKGKRRLVVTPEAGELKEYLIPKGKHITVQDGDFVEAGELLTEGYPELHDILKIKGEKFLANYLVEEIQDVYRFQGVNINDKHIEVIVRQMLKKISILDPGDTTFLLGEQVDKHRFMEENNRAIMEGKRAAQGEPLVLGITQASLTTDSFISAASFQETTKVLTEASLLAKEDPLRGLKENVIVGRLIPAGTGYRKYVDAEIAVPDQPERPDKFLEELEDNPLLIDG
- the rpoB gene encoding DNA-directed RNA polymerase subunit beta → MGQLVKKFGKIHHSLPIPHLLDLQVESYRQFLQIGVAAEDRKPDVGLEAVFRSVFPIEDFNKTASLEYVGYEIYDPEYDEDECISKGLTFEAPIKIQVRLVVFDVDVETGIRTLRDMKEQPIYFGKLPLMTDKGTFIINGTERVIVNQLQRSPGIIFEHDSGKTHSSRRVLYSCRIIPMRGSWLDFDFDHKDILYVRIDRRRKMPATILFKAMGMNKADILDYFYETEWYRLDTERVLWEVQKHMYRKETPVNDITDADGKVIVEAGKPLTKRHWRIFGEKNVEVVPLARETLEGLFLAKDMANPETGEVMAEAGDDITMDLLGKLQAAGIERLPVLHTRGTDVSPSMRDTLMLDKTADMEQAQVEIYRRLRPSSPPTPEIAAAFFENLFRNADYYDLSPVGRYKLNQRLSFPQTRDERTLSDEDILAAIRLLCRLKDSHGPADDIDHLGNRRVRPVGELVENQYRIGLVRMERAIKERMSLQEVATLMPHDLINPKPVAAVLKEFFGTSQLSQFMDQTNPLSEVTHKRRLSALGPGGLTRERAGFEVRDVHVSHYGRICPIETPEGPNIGLIVSLTTYARVNDFGFIETPYRVVKDSKVTSDIYFLDASREYDEVIAQANATLQDDGGFEADMLTTRMKGDVLMSPREEVTLMDISPSQMVSISAALIPFLEHDDANRALMGSNMQRQAVPLLRPEVPLVGTGMEGVVAKDSGSCLLAEGEGVVRHADAQRVIVSYEGDLHKRTGGVKAYELQKYHKSNQNSCFGQRPLAIPGTKVKRGTVLADGPSIQNGELALGKNLLVAFMPWCGYNFEDSILISERVVKEDVYTSVHIEEFEVVARDTKLGPEEVTRDIPNVSEDMLRNLDESGIIRIGANVKADDILVGKITPKGETQLTPEEKLLRAIFGDKARDVKNTSLKVPPGIEGTIIDVKVFNRRSGEKDERTKAIEDWELARLERMEGQHITALTNSMRDKIWGLIQGKQIVTNLMGKKKGQVLAETGHTLTRDMLDDAPIKKMAGLFKSKETNDEIQALLDEYDNQLAFINRFYEVKKGRVTEGDDLPPGVIKMVKVHIAVKRKLSVGDKMAGRHGNKGVVSCILPIQDMPFFADGTPVDIVLNPLGVPSRMNIGQIMETHLGWAARELGAQLARMADAAVDPQVLRAEISRVFKTSEIEAMLAEVSDEELIPMARDLRNGIVTKTPVFDGAHEDEIWSWLALAGLPDDGKSVLYDGRTGDEFMNRVTVGVMYMLKLHHLVDEKIHARSTGPYSLVTQQPLGGKAQFGGQRLGEMEVWALEAYGAAHLLQEFLTVKSDDVAGRVKMYEKIVKGENFLEAGLPESFNVLVKELMSLGLDVTLIEEERKKARREPQFLSNN